A genomic stretch from Achromobacter spanius includes:
- a CDS encoding phospholipase A, whose amino-acid sequence MSLRRLAHPHFALRTLTAAVALSAAGSAAAGVSYRLDRPSAAPGETVTIEAVYFNDGSARATWEAPPELVLQWRSPDGQIVRSLAKLSGDRASYSVPVNNFARMAWTAVVPSTAHGLQAVSIEGEPSLMALDATGRERGTLASTPAQGPVVDARSGQPVPVAAVTAAGASPDAGPAPDATVAPTVQPQTAFDQFRSSISEYKPVYFDIGTRDRTTARFQISAKYRLFSPSGDRPATWGENFYLAYTQTSLWDLQGDSMPFIDTTFNPSAFWLSDSIWQSANQNWRFGMNTGVEHSSNGKDGEDSRSVNDGYIEPRFHYRFDGGSTLTFAPRVKAYFGVADENRDYADYAGHVDWQLRWAQDNGAVVSAMYRQGDQKRRTTQLDFAWPLQRTWLNMNGYLHLQYFNGYGETLLGYNQRNESQFRVGLSLVP is encoded by the coding sequence ACCCTGACCGCCGCTGTCGCCCTGAGCGCCGCCGGCTCGGCCGCAGCCGGCGTGTCGTACCGCCTGGACCGCCCGTCCGCCGCCCCTGGCGAGACCGTCACCATCGAAGCCGTGTACTTCAACGACGGCAGCGCACGCGCCACCTGGGAAGCGCCGCCTGAGCTGGTGCTGCAATGGCGCAGCCCGGACGGCCAGATCGTGCGCAGCCTGGCCAAGCTGTCCGGCGACCGCGCCAGCTACAGCGTGCCCGTGAACAACTTTGCCCGCATGGCATGGACCGCCGTCGTGCCCAGCACCGCGCACGGCCTGCAAGCCGTGTCCATTGAAGGCGAACCGTCCTTGATGGCGCTGGACGCCACGGGCCGCGAACGCGGCACGCTGGCCAGCACGCCGGCCCAAGGCCCGGTGGTGGATGCGCGCAGCGGCCAGCCCGTGCCGGTGGCCGCCGTGACCGCGGCGGGTGCCTCGCCCGATGCCGGCCCCGCGCCCGACGCGACCGTTGCGCCGACCGTTCAGCCGCAAACCGCGTTCGACCAGTTCCGCAGCTCGATCTCGGAATACAAGCCTGTGTACTTCGACATCGGCACCCGCGACCGCACCACCGCGCGCTTTCAGATCAGCGCCAAGTACCGGCTCTTCAGCCCGTCAGGCGACCGTCCGGCGACCTGGGGCGAGAACTTCTACCTGGCCTACACGCAGACCTCGCTGTGGGATTTGCAGGGCGATTCCATGCCCTTCATCGACACCACCTTCAACCCCAGCGCCTTCTGGCTGTCGGACAGCATCTGGCAATCCGCCAACCAGAACTGGCGCTTTGGCATGAATACCGGCGTGGAGCACAGTTCCAACGGCAAGGATGGCGAAGATTCACGTTCGGTCAACGACGGCTATATCGAACCGCGCTTTCACTACCGGTTTGACGGCGGCAGCACGCTGACCTTTGCGCCCAGGGTCAAGGCTTACTTTGGCGTGGCGGATGAGAACCGGGACTACGCCGATTATGCCGGGCACGTTGATTGGCAATTGCGTTGGGCGCAGGACAACGGCGCGGTGGTGTCGGCGATGTACCGCCAAGGCGATCAGAAACGCCGGACGACGCAGTTGGACTTTGCGTGGCCGCTGCAACGCACTTGGTTGAACATGAACGGGTATCTGCACTTGCAGTATTTCAACGGGTACGGGGAGACGTTGCTTGGGTATAACCAGCGCAATGAATCGCAGTTCCGGGTGGGGTTGTCGTTGGTGCCTTGA
- a CDS encoding ornithine cyclodeaminase family protein, producing MRFIDTEQTRGALSFDAVIPALREAFRQGATVPARHVHAIQSGTAHGTTLIMPAWSDRGYFGVKIINIFPENTHQGLPGLHATYNLYSATTGVPIAQVDGDIVTVYRTAGAAALGADYLARKDASTLLIVGSGRIAGLVAPAMRTVRSIQRVMVWNVREAGAQALAEKLREQGFDAQATTDLESAARAADIISCATLSTVPLIQGAWLRPGTHLDLIGSFTPEMRETDPACFDGTTVYVDTDEAPTKSGDLLSAFDAGVLTRDAIQGTLHQLTTGTRPGRKNDQEITVFKAVGSALEDLTLATLVYESLNSN from the coding sequence ATGCGCTTTATCGACACCGAACAGACTCGCGGCGCTCTGTCATTCGACGCCGTCATTCCCGCCCTGCGCGAGGCCTTTCGCCAGGGCGCCACCGTGCCAGCGCGGCACGTCCACGCCATCCAGTCGGGCACGGCCCACGGCACCACGCTGATCATGCCGGCCTGGAGCGACCGAGGTTATTTCGGCGTGAAGATCATCAACATCTTTCCCGAGAACACGCACCAGGGCCTGCCCGGCCTGCACGCCACCTACAACCTGTACAGCGCCACGACCGGCGTGCCGATCGCGCAGGTGGATGGCGACATCGTCACCGTCTACCGCACGGCGGGCGCGGCCGCGCTGGGCGCGGACTATCTGGCGCGCAAGGATGCAAGCACGCTGCTGATCGTGGGCTCGGGCCGCATCGCGGGCCTGGTGGCGCCAGCCATGCGTACCGTGCGGTCGATCCAGCGTGTGATGGTGTGGAATGTGCGCGAGGCCGGCGCCCAGGCGCTGGCGGAAAAACTGCGTGAACAAGGCTTCGACGCCCAGGCCACGACCGACCTGGAATCCGCCGCGCGGGCGGCCGACATCATCAGTTGCGCCACCTTGTCCACCGTGCCGCTGATACAAGGCGCCTGGTTGCGCCCCGGCACGCACCTGGACCTGATTGGCAGCTTCACGCCCGAGATGCGTGAAACGGATCCGGCCTGCTTTGACGGCACGACGGTCTACGTGGATACGGACGAAGCCCCCACCAAATCCGGCGACCTGCTGTCGGCCTTCGACGCCGGCGTCCTGACCCGCGACGCGATCCAGGGCACCCTGCACCAACTCACCACCGGCACCCGCCCCGGCCGAAAGAATGACCAGGAAATCACGGTCTTCAAAGCCGTCGGCAGCGCCCTGGAAGACCTGACGCTGGCCACCCTAGTCTACGAATCCCTGAACTCGAACTGA
- a CDS encoding ABC transporter permease, translated as MIRQLLNRLYISLPVLLGVIVVCFVLLQVAPADPAAVIAGPTATADELAQVRQELGLDKPLLVQLTGYMWRLAHLDLGRSMISNVPVIDEIGSTIGATVELMLASVIWSIPLAILLGTLAAYRRGKLIDRFVMTLSVIGVSLPVFWVGLLLVQHVGGAGILPYIGRNGPLWTLAGLESIALPALTLGSVLIGPVARITRTAVIETLSGDYVRTARAKGAGERRVVLRHALRNALLPIVTLVGLQVGNLLGGAVVTEQIYSWPGVGRMAVGAIFAGDFPLAQGAILVTALGFIIINLIVDLLYGYLDPRGQKS; from the coding sequence ATGATCCGGCAACTGCTTAACCGCCTGTATATCTCGCTGCCCGTCCTGCTGGGCGTGATCGTGGTGTGCTTCGTGCTGCTGCAGGTAGCGCCCGCGGATCCCGCCGCGGTCATCGCCGGCCCCACCGCTACCGCCGATGAACTGGCCCAGGTGCGCCAGGAGCTGGGGCTGGACAAGCCGCTGCTGGTGCAGCTGACGGGTTATATGTGGCGCCTGGCGCACCTGGATCTGGGCCGGTCCATGATTTCCAACGTGCCGGTGATCGACGAGATCGGCAGCACCATCGGGGCCACGGTCGAACTGATGCTGGCCAGCGTGATCTGGTCGATTCCGCTGGCGATCTTGCTGGGCACCCTGGCCGCCTACCGCCGCGGCAAGCTGATCGACCGCTTCGTCATGACCTTGTCCGTCATCGGCGTGTCGCTGCCGGTGTTCTGGGTGGGGCTGCTGCTGGTGCAGCACGTGGGCGGCGCGGGCATCCTGCCTTATATCGGCCGCAATGGTCCGCTGTGGACGCTGGCCGGGCTGGAATCCATCGCCCTGCCCGCGCTGACGTTGGGGTCGGTACTGATCGGACCGGTGGCGCGCATCACGCGCACCGCCGTGATTGAAACGCTTAGCGGCGACTATGTGCGCACCGCGCGCGCCAAGGGCGCGGGCGAACGCCGCGTGGTGCTGCGCCATGCGCTGCGCAACGCGCTGCTGCCTATCGTGACGCTGGTGGGCCTGCAAGTGGGCAACCTGCTGGGCGGCGCGGTGGTGACCGAGCAAATCTATTCCTGGCCCGGCGTGGGCCGCATGGCGGTCGGCGCCATCTTTGCCGGCGACTTCCCCCTGGCCCAGGGCGCGATCCTGGTGACGGCGCTGGGCTTCATCATCATCAACCTGATCGTGGACCTGCTGTACGGCTATCTGGATCCGCGAGGACAAAAATCATGA